A window from Pseudomonas alloputida encodes these proteins:
- a CDS encoding diacylglycerol kinase, which yields MTSPFKGQTGLKRIFNAAGYSLDGLRAAFKGEAAFRQLVLLNVLLIPIAFWLPVSRAERAIMIAVCLLGLIVELFNSAVEAAIDRISLERHPLSKNAKDMGSAAQLVALTMVALVWGVILL from the coding sequence ATGACATCGCCATTCAAGGGCCAGACCGGCCTCAAACGCATCTTCAACGCCGCTGGCTACTCGCTGGACGGCCTGCGTGCCGCCTTCAAGGGCGAGGCCGCATTCCGCCAGCTGGTGCTGCTCAACGTGCTGCTGATCCCGATCGCCTTCTGGCTGCCGGTCAGCCGCGCCGAGCGGGCAATCATGATCGCCGTTTGCCTGCTGGGGCTGATCGTCGAGCTGTTCAACTCGGCGGTGGAGGCGGCCATCGATCGCATTTCGCTCGAGCGCCACCCGCTGTCGAAAAATGCCAAGGACATGGGCAGCGCCGCACAGCTGGTGGCCCTGACCATGGTGGCGCTGGTGTGGGGTGTGATCCTGCTTTAA
- a CDS encoding tRNA-uridine aminocarboxypropyltransferase — protein MSHAVARLRAERLARSNKPFIARGSRAERCPDCRVIATHCLCAWKPRVQADAGVCLLMHDTEPLKPTNTGWLIADLIEDTWAFGWLRTAVDERLLALLDDPRWQPYIVFPGEFVAQERVVSEVVREPGKRPLFILLDATWTEARKMFRKSPYLDRFPVLSLQAEQMSRYRLRRSKRDDHFCTAEVAAMCLDLAGDGQASQALDAYLDVFSLHYLSGKRRLPLDEQDDTHQRLHTFL, from the coding sequence ATGAGCCATGCGGTAGCGCGTCTGCGCGCCGAACGCCTGGCCCGCAGCAACAAGCCTTTCATCGCCCGTGGCTCGCGTGCCGAGCGTTGCCCGGATTGCCGGGTCATCGCCACCCATTGCCTGTGTGCCTGGAAGCCTAGGGTGCAGGCTGACGCGGGTGTGTGCCTGCTGATGCACGACACCGAGCCGCTGAAACCCACCAACACCGGCTGGTTGATTGCCGACCTGATTGAAGACACCTGGGCCTTCGGCTGGTTGCGCACCGCAGTTGACGAGCGACTGCTGGCCTTGCTCGATGACCCGCGCTGGCAGCCCTATATCGTTTTTCCGGGCGAGTTCGTTGCCCAGGAGCGGGTGGTCAGCGAGGTGGTGCGGGAGCCGGGCAAGCGGCCATTGTTCATCCTGCTGGATGCCACCTGGACCGAAGCGCGCAAGATGTTCCGCAAAAGCCCGTACCTGGACCGCTTCCCGGTGTTGAGCCTGCAAGCCGAGCAGATGTCGCGCTACCGCCTGCGGCGCTCCAAGCGCGATGATCATTTCTGTACGGCAGAAGTTGCGGCGATGTGCCTGGACCTTGCTGGCGATGGCCAGGCTTCGCAGGCGCTGGATGCCTATCTGGATGTGTTCAGCCTGCATTACCTGAGCGGCAAGCGGCGGCTGCCGCTTGACGAGCAGGACGACACCCACCAGCGTTTGCATACCTTCCTATAG
- a CDS encoding LOG family protein codes for MPYHSNELLFSHFRDNNIDLSNIEAQLQLVAPNSPNLPLYRDMMLTILRMAHDDSDRWSAKITLQALRELDQSFRTLQRYKDRRKVTVFGSARTPLEHPMYALARELGATLARSDLMVITGAGGGIMAAAHEGAGSEHSLGFNITLPFEQHANPTVNGTDKLLPFHFFFIRKLFFVKEADGLVLCPGGFGTLDEALEVLTLIQTGKSPLVPVVLLDSPGGSFWHDCLDFISRQLEENRYILPSDLKLVRLVHSADEAVEEINQFYSNYHSSRWLKSQFVIRMHHALSEAALYDIQEGFADLRLSGKYHQQADSSAEHEVGNYSHLTRLSFAFNGRDQGRLRELVDFINLPENWAKPQPMHTTQRARQALKVS; via the coding sequence ATGCCTTACCATTCGAATGAACTGCTGTTCAGCCACTTCCGCGACAACAATATCGATCTGAGCAATATCGAAGCACAACTGCAACTGGTTGCCCCCAACAGCCCCAACCTGCCGCTCTACCGCGACATGATGCTGACCATCCTGCGCATGGCCCATGACGACAGCGACCGCTGGAGCGCCAAGATCACCCTGCAGGCCCTGCGCGAACTGGACCAGTCGTTCCGGACCCTGCAGCGCTACAAGGACCGACGCAAAGTGACCGTGTTCGGCTCGGCACGCACCCCGCTGGAGCATCCGATGTACGCCCTGGCCCGCGAGCTGGGCGCCACTCTGGCGCGCTCCGACCTGATGGTTATCACCGGCGCCGGCGGCGGCATCATGGCGGCCGCCCACGAAGGCGCCGGCAGCGAGCACAGCCTGGGCTTCAACATCACCTTACCCTTCGAACAACATGCCAACCCGACGGTGAACGGTACCGACAAATTACTGCCGTTCCACTTTTTCTTCATCCGCAAGCTGTTCTTCGTCAAGGAGGCCGACGGCCTGGTGCTGTGCCCTGGCGGCTTCGGCACCCTGGATGAAGCGCTGGAGGTACTGACCCTGATCCAGACCGGCAAGAGCCCACTGGTGCCGGTGGTGCTACTGGATTCGCCGGGCGGGAGCTTCTGGCACGACTGCCTGGACTTCATCAGCCGCCAGTTGGAAGAAAACCGCTACATCCTGCCCAGCGACCTGAAGCTGGTGCGCCTGGTGCACAGCGCTGACGAGGCGGTTGAGGAAATCAACCAGTTCTACAGCAACTACCACTCCAGCCGCTGGCTGAAGAGCCAGTTCGTGATCCGCATGCACCATGCGCTCAGCGAGGCGGCGTTGTATGACATTCAGGAAGGGTTTGCCGATTTGCGCCTGAGTGGCAAATATCATCAGCAAGCGGATAGCAGTGCCGAGCACGAAGTTGGCAATTACAGCCACCTGACCCGCCTCTCATTCGCCTTCAACGGCCGGGATCAGGGCCGCTTGCGTGAGCTGGTGGATTTCATCAACCTGCCGGAGAACTGGGCCAAGCCACAACCCATGCATACCACGCAGAGGGCCAGGCAGGCGCTGAAAGTGAGTTGA
- the erdR gene encoding response regulator transcription factor ErdR, producing MATYEILIADDHPLFRGALRQAVTLGLGSDVRLVEVASIAELETRLSEKADWDLVLLDLNMPGAYGFSGLVLLRGQYPQIPVVMVSAQEEAAVVVKSREFGASGFIPKSSTLEVIQDAVRKVLDGEVWWPPQAFEKVDVSAEAKAASEGLASLTPQQFRVLTMVCEGLLNKQIAYELSVSEATIKAHVTAIFRKLGVRTRTQAALLLQQLESVASN from the coding sequence ATGGCCACATACGAAATCCTGATTGCCGATGACCACCCACTGTTCCGTGGCGCCCTGCGCCAGGCCGTTACCCTCGGGCTTGGCTCCGATGTGCGTCTGGTCGAAGTCGCAAGCATTGCCGAACTGGAAACCCGCCTGAGCGAAAAAGCCGACTGGGACTTGGTGCTGCTGGACTTGAACATGCCGGGTGCCTACGGTTTTTCCGGTCTGGTGCTGCTCCGCGGGCAGTACCCGCAGATCCCCGTGGTGATGGTTTCGGCACAGGAAGAGGCCGCCGTGGTGGTCAAGTCCCGCGAGTTCGGCGCCAGTGGTTTCATTCCCAAGTCCAGCACCCTGGAAGTGATCCAGGATGCGGTGCGCAAGGTACTCGACGGCGAGGTCTGGTGGCCGCCGCAGGCGTTCGAAAAGGTCGATGTTTCGGCCGAGGCCAAGGCCGCCAGCGAAGGCTTGGCCAGCCTCACGCCGCAGCAGTTCCGCGTACTGACCATGGTCTGCGAAGGCTTGCTGAACAAGCAGATCGCCTATGAGCTGAGCGTGTCGGAAGCGACCATCAAGGCCCACGTAACCGCGATCTTCCGTAAACTGGGCGTGCGTACCCGGACCCAGGCTGCACTGCTGCTGCAACAACTTGAATCGGTTGCCAGCAACTGA
- the finR gene encoding LysR family transcriptional regulator FinR yields the protein MRFTLRQMQVFVAVAQHQSVSRAASLLALSQSAASTSITELERQSSCQLFDRAGKRLALNALGHQLLPQAVALLDQAKEIEDLLNGKSGFGSLAVGATLTIGNYLATLLIGNYMQTHPESQVKLHVQNTAHIVQQVAHYEIDLGLIEGDCNHPDLEVQPWVEDELVVFCAPQHPLAKLGRADIESLSQEAWILREQGSGTRLTFDQAMRHHRANLNIRLELEHTEAIKRAVESGLGIGCISRLALRDAFRRGSLVPVETPELDLLRQFYFIWHKQKYQTSAMREFLELCRNFTAGFTRSDEIVLPPIA from the coding sequence ATGCGATTCACACTCCGTCAAATGCAAGTCTTCGTCGCCGTCGCCCAGCACCAAAGCGTCTCTCGGGCCGCCAGCCTGTTGGCGCTGTCGCAGTCGGCCGCCAGTACCTCTATCACGGAACTGGAGCGGCAATCGAGCTGCCAGCTGTTCGACCGTGCCGGCAAACGCCTGGCCCTCAATGCCCTGGGCCATCAATTGCTGCCACAAGCAGTAGCCCTGCTTGACCAGGCCAAGGAAATCGAAGACCTGCTCAACGGCAAATCCGGTTTCGGCTCACTGGCGGTCGGCGCCACGCTCACCATCGGCAACTACCTGGCCACCCTGCTGATCGGCAACTACATGCAGACACACCCGGAAAGCCAGGTAAAACTGCATGTTCAAAATACTGCGCATATCGTGCAACAGGTCGCGCACTACGAAATTGATCTGGGTCTAATCGAAGGTGACTGCAATCACCCCGACCTGGAAGTTCAGCCGTGGGTCGAGGACGAACTGGTGGTGTTCTGTGCGCCACAGCACCCACTGGCGAAACTGGGCCGCGCCGATATCGAAAGCCTTTCGCAAGAGGCGTGGATCCTGCGCGAACAAGGCTCAGGCACGCGCCTGACCTTCGACCAGGCCATGCGCCATCACCGCGCCAACCTCAATATTCGCCTGGAGCTGGAGCACACCGAAGCGATCAAGCGCGCGGTGGAGTCGGGCCTGGGCATCGGTTGCATTTCACGTCTGGCCCTGCGTGACGCCTTCCGCCGTGGCAGCCTGGTACCTGTGGAAACACCGGAGCTGGACCTGCTGCGCCAGTTCTACTTCATCTGGCACAAACAGAAGTACCAGACCTCGGCCATGCGTGAGTTTCTCGAGCTATGCCGCAACTTCACTGCGGGCTTTACCCGCAGTGACGAGATCGTGCTGCCGCCGATCGCTTAA
- a CDS encoding quorum-sensing-regulated virulence factor family protein, with protein sequence MLRLIAPALSLLLALPLAAQAASKQDYDLNTLLQKVAKESSVGTPRAINEDILDQGYTVEGKALVNHLSVRQSHAARMQANPEQVRSQLGDSVCRNNGFRNLMSKGAVMVYRFTVYKTNQPVMDQAFDNASCVAGNKKK encoded by the coding sequence ATGCTGCGCCTTATCGCCCCCGCCCTGAGCCTGCTGCTCGCCCTGCCTCTGGCAGCCCAGGCGGCATCCAAGCAGGATTACGACCTGAACACCCTGCTGCAGAAGGTCGCCAAAGAGAGCAGCGTCGGAACCCCACGCGCAATCAACGAGGACATCCTCGATCAGGGTTACACCGTTGAAGGCAAGGCGCTGGTCAACCACCTGAGCGTACGCCAGAGCCACGCAGCACGCATGCAGGCCAACCCTGAGCAGGTGCGCAGCCAGCTCGGCGACAGCGTGTGCCGCAACAACGGCTTCCGCAACCTGATGTCCAAGGGCGCCGTCATGGTCTACCGCTTCACGGTCTACAAGACCAACCAGCCAGTCATGGACCAAGCCTTCGACAACGCCAGCTGCGTGGCCGGCAACAAGAAGAAGTAA
- a CDS encoding CinA family protein has protein sequence MDPITTLATRLGEHLRRFNAQVTTAESCTGGGIAEAITRIPGSSAWFEAGYVTYSNAQKTRQLGVPEALFGQVGAVSQEVVEAMVRGAQAASGARFAVAVSGVAGPDGGSPAKPVGTVWLAWGDGDRVFSERRQFDGDREAVRRQTVIAALDGLLQLGAE, from the coding sequence ATGGACCCGATCACTACGCTCGCCACCCGCCTGGGTGAACACCTGCGCCGATTCAATGCGCAGGTGACTACCGCCGAATCCTGCACCGGTGGTGGCATTGCCGAAGCCATCACCCGCATACCTGGCAGCTCGGCCTGGTTCGAGGCCGGTTACGTCACCTATTCCAATGCCCAGAAAACCCGCCAGCTGGGGGTGCCTGAAGCGTTGTTCGGTCAGGTGGGGGCGGTCAGCCAGGAAGTGGTCGAAGCCATGGTCCGCGGAGCTCAGGCTGCCAGTGGCGCACGCTTCGCCGTGGCGGTGAGTGGTGTGGCCGGGCCGGACGGCGGCTCGCCAGCCAAACCGGTGGGCACTGTGTGGCTGGCCTGGGGTGATGGCGATCGGGTGTTCAGCGAACGTCGGCAGTTCGATGGTGACCGCGAGGCGGTGCGCCGACAGACGGTGATCGCCGCGTTAGACGGCTTGTTACAGCTTGGTGCCGAGTAA
- the recA gene encoding recombinase RecA, with translation MDDNKKRALAAALGQIERQFGKGAVMRMGDHERQGIPAISTGSLGLDIALGIGGLPKGRIVEIYGPESSGKTTLTLSVIAEAQKNGATCAFVDAEHALDPEYAGKLGVNVDDLLVSQPDTGEQALEITDMLVRSNAVDVIIVDSVAALVPKAEIEGEMGDMHVGLQARLMSQALRKITGNIKNANCLVIFINQIRMKIGVMFGSPETTTGGNALKFYASVRLDIRRTGAVKEGDEVVGSETRVKIVKNKVSPPFRQAEFQILYGKGIYRNGEIIDLGVSQGLVEKSGAWYAYQGNKIGQGKANAAKYLAENPAIGAEIEKQIREKLLKAGAAAEAGKAAAAEADADDMADADAGY, from the coding sequence ATGGACGACAACAAGAAGCGCGCCTTGGCTGCGGCCCTGGGTCAGATCGAACGCCAATTCGGTAAAGGCGCGGTCATGCGCATGGGTGACCATGAGCGTCAAGGCATTCCGGCCATCTCCACCGGCTCGCTGGGGCTGGATATCGCCCTGGGCATCGGCGGTCTGCCAAAAGGCCGTATCGTCGAGATCTACGGCCCGGAATCGTCGGGTAAGACCACGCTGACCCTGTCTGTCATCGCTGAAGCGCAAAAGAACGGTGCTACCTGCGCCTTCGTCGACGCCGAACATGCCCTTGACCCTGAGTACGCCGGCAAGCTGGGCGTCAACGTCGATGACCTGCTGGTTTCGCAGCCGGACACCGGTGAGCAGGCCCTTGAAATCACCGACATGCTGGTGCGTTCCAACGCGGTCGACGTGATCATTGTCGACTCCGTTGCCGCGCTGGTACCGAAGGCCGAGATCGAAGGCGAGATGGGTGACATGCATGTGGGCCTGCAGGCCCGCCTGATGTCCCAGGCACTGCGTAAGATCACCGGTAACATCAAGAACGCGAACTGCCTGGTCATCTTCATCAACCAGATCCGTATGAAGATCGGTGTGATGTTCGGCAGCCCGGAAACCACTACCGGTGGTAACGCCCTGAAGTTCTATGCTTCGGTCCGTCTGGACATCCGCCGTACCGGCGCGGTCAAGGAAGGCGACGAAGTGGTCGGCAGCGAAACCCGCGTCAAGATCGTCAAGAACAAGGTCTCGCCTCCGTTCCGTCAGGCTGAGTTCCAGATTCTTTACGGGAAAGGTATCTACCGTAACGGCGAGATCATTGATCTGGGGGTATCTCAGGGCCTGGTCGAAAAGTCCGGCGCCTGGTACGCCTACCAAGGCAACAAGATCGGTCAAGGCAAAGCCAACGCTGCCAAGTACCTGGCTGAGAACCCGGCTATTGGTGCCGAGATCGAGAAGCAGATTCGTGAGAAGTTGCTGAAAGCGGGTGCTGCTGCTGAAGCCGGCAAAGCTGCTGCTGCTGAAGCTGATGCCGATGACATGGCCGACGCTGACGCCGGTTATTGA
- the mutS gene encoding DNA mismatch repair protein MutS has protein sequence MSDLSAHTPMMQQYWKLKNQHPDQLMFYRMGDFYEIFYEDAKKAAKLLDITLTARGQSAGQSIPMCGIPFHSLEGYLAKLVKLGESVVICEQIGDPATSKGPVERQVVRIITPGTVSDEALLDERRDNLIAALLGDERLFGLAVLDITSGNFSVQEIKGWENLLAELERLNPVELLIPDDWPRDLPAEKRPGARRRAPWDFDRDSARKALCQQFATKDLKGFGCDKLTLAIGAAGCLLTYAKETQRTALPHLRSLRHERLDDTVILDGASRRNLELDINLAGGRDNTLQSVIDRCQTAMASRLLSRWLNRPLRDLKVLQARQDSIRCLLDSYRFEKLQPQLKEIGDIERILARIGLRNARPRDLARLRDALGALPELQNAMTELEAPHLARLAAITGTYPELASLLERAIIDNPPAVIRDGGVLKAGYDNELDELLAISENAGQFLIDLEAREKARTGLANLKVGYNRVHGYFIELPTKQAEQAPGDYIRRQTLKGAERFITPELKAFEDKALSAKSRALAREKMLYDALLETLISHLAPLQDSAAALAELDVLSNLAERALNLDLNCPRFVDEPCLRIEQGRHPVVEQVLTTPFVANDLGLDNSTRMLIITGPNMGGKSTYMRQTALIVLLAHIGSFVPAASCELSLVDRIFTRIGSSDDLAGGRSTFMVEMSETANILHNATDRSLVLMDEVGRGTSTFDGLSLAWAAAERLAQLRAYTLFATHYFELTVLPESEPLVANVHLNATEHNERIVFLHHVLPGPASQSYGLAVAQLAGVPTAVIQRAREHLGRLETTSLPHEQPAAHKAKDAPQVPHQSDLFASLPHPAIEKLGKLQLDDMTPRQAIEMLYQLKNLL, from the coding sequence ATGTCAGATCTTTCCGCACACACCCCGATGATGCAGCAGTACTGGAAGCTGAAAAACCAGCACCCGGACCAGCTGATGTTCTACCGCATGGGCGACTTCTACGAGATCTTCTACGAAGATGCGAAAAAGGCCGCGAAACTGCTGGATATCACCCTGACCGCCCGCGGTCAGTCGGCCGGCCAGTCCATCCCCATGTGCGGGATTCCGTTCCATTCGCTGGAAGGCTACCTGGCCAAGCTGGTCAAGCTCGGCGAGTCGGTGGTGATCTGTGAGCAGATCGGCGACCCCGCCACCAGCAAGGGCCCGGTGGAGCGCCAGGTGGTGCGCATCATCACCCCGGGTACGGTCAGTGACGAGGCACTGCTCGACGAGCGCCGCGACAACCTGATTGCCGCCCTGCTCGGTGACGAGCGCCTGTTCGGCCTGGCGGTACTGGACATCACCAGCGGCAATTTCAGCGTGCAGGAGATCAAGGGCTGGGAAAACCTGCTGGCCGAACTCGAGCGCCTGAACCCGGTCGAGCTGTTGATCCCCGACGACTGGCCACGGGACCTGCCTGCGGAGAAACGCCCAGGCGCCCGCCGCCGCGCCCCCTGGGACTTCGACCGAGACTCGGCACGCAAGGCCCTGTGCCAGCAGTTCGCGACCAAGGACCTCAAGGGCTTCGGCTGCGACAAGCTGACCCTGGCCATCGGCGCCGCCGGCTGCCTGCTGACCTATGCCAAGGAAACCCAGCGCACCGCCCTGCCGCACCTGCGCAGCCTGCGCCACGAGCGTCTGGACGATACAGTCATCCTCGATGGGGCCAGCCGCCGCAACCTGGAGCTGGACATCAACCTGGCCGGCGGGCGCGACAACACCCTGCAATCGGTGATCGACCGCTGCCAGACCGCCATGGCCAGCCGCCTGCTGAGCCGCTGGCTGAACCGCCCGCTGCGCGACCTCAAGGTGCTGCAAGCACGCCAGGACTCGATCCGCTGCCTGCTCGACAGCTACCGCTTCGAGAAGCTGCAGCCGCAGTTGAAGGAAATTGGCGATATCGAGCGGATCCTCGCCCGGATTGGCCTGCGCAATGCCCGCCCGCGCGACCTGGCACGCCTGCGCGATGCGCTGGGCGCGTTGCCAGAGCTGCAGAACGCCATGACCGAGCTCGAAGCGCCGCACCTGGCGCGCCTGGCGGCCATTACCGGTACCTATCCGGAGCTGGCCAGCCTGTTGGAGCGGGCGATCATCGACAACCCGCCGGCGGTGATCCGCGACGGCGGCGTACTGAAAGCCGGCTATGACAACGAACTGGACGAGCTGCTGGCAATCAGCGAGAACGCCGGCCAGTTCCTGATCGACCTGGAAGCCCGTGAAAAGGCTCGCACCGGCCTGGCCAACCTCAAGGTCGGCTACAACCGCGTGCACGGCTACTTCATCGAACTGCCGACCAAGCAGGCCGAGCAGGCCCCGGGCGACTACATCCGCCGCCAGACCCTCAAAGGCGCCGAGCGCTTCATCACCCCGGAGCTGAAGGCGTTCGAGGACAAGGCATTGTCGGCCAAGAGCCGCGCCCTGGCCCGCGAGAAGATGCTCTACGACGCACTGCTGGAAACCCTGATCAGCCACCTGGCGCCACTGCAGGACAGCGCAGCCGCCCTGGCCGAACTGGACGTGCTCAGCAACTTGGCCGAGCGCGCACTGAACCTCGACCTGAACTGCCCACGCTTCGTCGACGAGCCTTGCCTGCGCATCGAGCAGGGCCGCCACCCGGTGGTGGAGCAGGTGCTGACCACGCCGTTCGTGGCCAACGACCTGGGCCTGGACAACAGTACGCGCATGCTGATCATCACCGGCCCGAACATGGGCGGTAAGTCGACCTACATGCGCCAGACCGCCCTGATCGTGCTGCTGGCGCACATCGGCAGCTTCGTCCCTGCGGCGAGTTGCGAGTTGTCGCTGGTCGACCGCATCTTCACCCGCATCGGCTCCAGTGACGACCTGGCCGGCGGGCGCTCGACCTTCATGGTGGAGATGAGCGAAACCGCCAACATCCTGCACAATGCCACCGACCGCAGCCTGGTGCTGATGGACGAAGTGGGCCGCGGTACCAGCACCTTCGACGGCCTGTCGCTGGCCTGGGCTGCCGCTGAGCGCCTGGCCCAGCTGCGTGCCTACACCTTGTTCGCCACCCACTACTTCGAACTGACCGTGCTGCCGGAGAGCGAGCCGCTGGTGGCCAACGTGCACCTGAACGCCACCGAGCACAATGAACGCATCGTGTTCCTGCACCACGTGCTACCCGGCCCTGCCAGCCAAAGCTACGGCCTGGCCGTTGCGCAGTTGGCCGGCGTACCGACGGCAGTGATCCAGCGTGCCCGCGAGCACCTTGGCCGGCTGGAAACCACCAGCCTGCCCCATGAGCAGCCAGCGGCCCACAAGGCCAAGGACGCGCCGCAAGTGCCGCACCAGAGCGACTTGTTTGCCAGCCTGCCGCATCCAGCCATCGAGAAGCTGGGCAAGCTGCAACTGGACGACATGACCCCGCGTCAAGCTATCGAAATGCTATATCAACTAAAGAACCTGTTATAA
- the recX gene encoding recombination regulator RecX translates to MSAVLDTPVAIRRTAMDLLARREHGRVELTRKLRQRGASDELIEPELDRLAEEGLLSEARYLESFIRYRSGSGYGPARIREELCQRGLARADIDQALRESEVNWSERMRDVWQRKFAGQRPQDPRSRAQQTRFLAYRGFPMDMIGRLLSGRDLDDY, encoded by the coding sequence ATGTCTGCCGTACTCGACACCCCCGTCGCCATCCGGCGGACAGCCATGGACCTGCTCGCACGACGTGAGCACGGTCGAGTCGAGCTGACGCGCAAGTTGCGTCAGCGCGGCGCTTCGGACGAGCTGATCGAGCCTGAACTCGATCGGCTCGCCGAAGAAGGGCTGCTTAGTGAAGCCCGCTACCTCGAGAGTTTCATTCGTTATCGTTCCGGCTCTGGCTATGGCCCTGCGCGTATTCGCGAAGAGCTGTGTCAGCGTGGTTTGGCGCGTGCAGATATCGACCAGGCCCTGCGTGAAAGCGAGGTGAATTGGAGCGAGCGTATGCGCGACGTGTGGCAGCGCAAGTTTGCCGGGCAGCGCCCGCAAGATCCGCGCAGCCGCGCCCAGCAGACCCGGTTCCTGGCTTACCGTGGGTTCCCTATGGACATGATCGGTCGTCTGCTCAGCGGGCGTGATCTCGACGATTATTGA
- the fpr gene encoding ferredoxin-NADP reductase → MSNMNHERVLSVHHWNDTLFSFKCTRDPGLRFENGQFVMIGLQQDNGRPLMRAYSIASPNWEEHLEFFSIKVPDGPLTSQLQHLKEGDEIIISKKPTGTLVLDDLNPGKHLYLLSTGTGLAPFMSVIQDPETYERFEKVILVHGVRYVNEVAYREFITEHLPQNEFFGESVRDKLIYYPTVTREPFENQGRLTDLMRSGKLFSDIGLPPINPQDDRAMICGSPSMLDETSEVLDSFGLKISPRMREPGDYLIERAFVEK, encoded by the coding sequence ATGAGCAACATGAACCACGAACGTGTCCTCAGTGTGCACCACTGGAACGACACCCTGTTCAGCTTCAAGTGCACCCGCGACCCGGGCCTGCGCTTCGAGAACGGTCAGTTCGTGATGATCGGCCTGCAGCAGGACAACGGCCGTCCGCTCATGCGTGCCTACTCCATCGCTTCGCCAAACTGGGAAGAGCACCTTGAATTCTTCAGCATCAAGGTGCCGGACGGCCCGCTGACCTCGCAGCTGCAGCACCTGAAGGAAGGCGATGAGATCATCATCAGCAAGAAGCCTACCGGCACCCTGGTCCTCGACGACCTGAATCCTGGCAAGCACCTGTACCTGCTGAGCACCGGCACTGGTCTGGCGCCGTTCATGAGCGTCATCCAGGACCCGGAAACCTACGAGCGCTTTGAAAAAGTGATCCTGGTGCACGGCGTGCGCTATGTGAACGAAGTGGCCTACCGCGAGTTCATCACCGAGCACCTGCCGCAGAACGAGTTCTTCGGTGAGTCGGTTCGCGACAAGCTGATCTACTACCCGACCGTGACCCGCGAGCCGTTCGAAAACCAGGGCCGTCTGACCGACCTGATGCGCAGCGGCAAGCTGTTCAGCGACATCGGCCTGCCGCCGATCAACCCGCAAGACGACCGCGCGATGATCTGCGGCAGCCCGAGCATGCTCGACGAGACCAGCGAAGTGCTGGACAGCTTCGGCCTGAAGATCTCCCCGCGCATGCGCGAGCCGGGTGACTACCTGATCGAACGTGCCTTCGTCGAGAAGTAA